The Candidatus Dechloromonas phosphoritropha genome includes a region encoding these proteins:
- a CDS encoding nuclear transport factor 2 family protein, whose protein sequence is MNPDALIEFFHGLSPQSVVRFPKFYSADAYFKDPFNEVRSVAAVQRIFTHMFEQVAEPRFIVTEKVVDNNGAMLIWTFNFRAARWGGSEMQVIRGVSHLKFDVAGKVNYHRDYWDAAEELYMKLPVLGMLMRVLRRPLASAPDPQRPLGQRLHLDRMGLLDGSRRPMRRAPTPVLSVGHATGENLRGIPSAMPDLPRLDAHHRLGQ, encoded by the coding sequence ATGAACCCCGATGCGCTGATCGAATTCTTCCACGGACTGTCGCCGCAAAGCGTCGTCCGCTTCCCCAAGTTCTACAGCGCCGATGCCTACTTCAAGGACCCGTTCAACGAAGTGCGCAGCGTCGCGGCCGTCCAGCGCATCTTCACCCACATGTTCGAGCAGGTAGCCGAGCCGCGCTTCATCGTCACCGAGAAAGTGGTCGATAACAACGGCGCCATGTTGATCTGGACCTTCAACTTCCGGGCAGCGCGCTGGGGCGGGAGCGAGATGCAGGTCATCCGCGGCGTCTCTCATCTCAAGTTCGACGTCGCGGGTAAGGTCAATTACCACCGCGATTACTGGGACGCGGCCGAGGAGCTTTACATGAAGCTTCCCGTTCTCGGCATGCTGATGCGCGTCCTGCGCCGGCCGCTGGCGTCAGCCCCTGATCCGCAGCGTCCACTCGGCCAGCGCCTGCATCTGGACAGGATGGGCCTACTCGATGGCAGCCGCCGCCCAATGCGCCGCGCCCCCACCCCAGTGCTATCTGTGGGCCATGCTACTGGCGAGAATCTACGAGGCATTCCCTCTGCAATGCCCGATCTGCCGCGCCTCGATGCGCATCATCGCCTTGGTCAATGA
- a CDS encoding MarR family transcriptional regulator, producing the protein MTEEAIMLAMALAERYATNMHGVLSCFDRIIITGTLPGACYAAGMTSYLYTHGIRVFDYPRFAEPLRDRIRERAQEVCLAAGIEIEHVSKSHIRKEELVARVLAGRGDAPGLVHVLSAMEACPSYKPWHDKGSGKTYLRPDQGKCLHYYFYFIDEELGLCYLRVPTWAPFGLQFYCNGHSALARTLTRERIDFLQQDNAFLRVADIAQAQALADAFSPDVLHPRLDRYAQWLCPVLDVFGSSYHWSLRQVEYSTDLMFRSEQILVPLYDAISRQAVLAANAERVSSFLGKKVTPQLAQEIGSRLSTRIEGRCIKHTMGAAGVKVYDKFSRVLRVETTVNDVSFFKHHRKVEHKDRHATRELASLKKTIYSLIDLRDILLGCNQRYLAFLSSLDDPSAGERDLERLSMPRLGAAPGVKGVNFFDPAEKALLQTMQRGEFNIHGWRRADLLSYLKLTPSAMSRQLARLRTLGLIKKVTHTYRYYLTRLGRSVVAAACSLTRFNIVPTMACAS; encoded by the coding sequence ATGACGAGTTATTTGTACACGCACGGAATTCGGGTATTCGACTACCCGCGATTTGCCGAGCCGCTGCGAGATCGCATTCGTGAGCGTGCGCAGGAGGTGTGTCTGGCGGCGGGTATTGAAATCGAGCACGTCAGCAAAAGCCATATTCGCAAGGAAGAGTTGGTCGCGCGAGTGCTCGCCGGTCGCGGCGACGCACCGGGTTTGGTGCATGTGCTCTCGGCCATGGAAGCCTGTCCGAGCTACAAACCGTGGCATGACAAAGGCAGTGGCAAGACTTACCTGCGCCCCGATCAAGGCAAGTGCCTGCACTACTACTTCTATTTCATCGACGAGGAACTGGGGTTGTGCTACCTGCGTGTGCCGACGTGGGCACCGTTCGGGTTGCAGTTCTACTGTAATGGTCACAGCGCTCTGGCAAGAACTCTGACGCGAGAAAGGATCGACTTCCTCCAGCAGGACAACGCCTTCCTGCGTGTCGCCGACATCGCGCAGGCGCAGGCGCTGGCGGATGCGTTCAGTCCCGACGTACTTCACCCGCGACTGGATCGCTATGCGCAGTGGTTGTGCCCAGTGCTTGACGTCTTTGGATCCTCGTATCACTGGAGCCTGCGCCAAGTCGAATACTCCACCGACCTGATGTTTCGTAGTGAGCAGATATTGGTTCCACTGTATGACGCCATTTCGCGCCAAGCGGTCTTGGCCGCCAACGCAGAACGCGTCTCCAGCTTTCTGGGCAAGAAGGTCACGCCACAACTGGCCCAGGAGATCGGTTCCCGGTTGTCCACCCGTATCGAGGGGCGCTGCATCAAGCACACCATGGGCGCCGCTGGCGTCAAGGTGTATGACAAATTCTCCCGCGTACTGCGGGTCGAAACGACCGTCAATGACGTGAGTTTCTTCAAACACCACCGCAAGGTGGAACACAAGGACAGGCACGCCACCCGAGAATTGGCGTCCCTGAAGAAGACAATCTATAGCCTGATCGACCTGCGCGACATCCTGCTCGGCTGCAACCAACGTTACCTGGCGTTCCTCTCCAGCCTCGATGACCCCAGTGCCGGCGAGCGTGACTTGGAGCGATTGAGCATGCCACGGTTGGGGGCGGCTCCCGGTGTCAAAGGGGTGAACTTCTTTGATCCTGCCGAGAAAGCCTTGCTGCAAACCATGCAACGCGGCGAGTTCAACATTCACGGTTGGCGTCGTGCCGATCTTCTCAGCTATCTGAAGCTCACTCCGTCCGCCATGTCGCGCCAACTTGCCCGACTGCGTACGCTCGGCTTGATCAAGAAAGTCACTCATACCTATCGCTACTACCTCACTCGATTGGGACGTTCAGTCGTCGCTGCGGCCTGCTCATTGACCCGCTTCAACATAGTGCCAACCATGGCTTGCGCATCCTGA